Proteins from a single region of Halichoerus grypus chromosome 13, mHalGry1.hap1.1, whole genome shotgun sequence:
- the SEH1L gene encoding nucleoporin SEH1 isoform X1 — translation MFVARHIAADHKDLIHDVSFDFHGRRMATCSSDQSVKVWDKSESGDWHCTASWKTHSGSVWRVTWAHPEFGQVLASCSFDRTAAVWEEIVGESNDKLRGQSHWVKRTTLVDSRTSVTDVKFAPKHMGLMLATCSADGIVRIYEAPDVMNLSQWSLQHEISCKLSCSCISWNPSSSRAHSPMIAVGSDDSSPNAMAKVQIFEYNENTRKYAKAETLMTVTDPVHDIAFAPNLGRSFHILAIATKDVRIFTLKPVRKELTSSGGPTKFEIHIVAQFDNHNSQVWRVSWNITGTVLASSGDDGCVRLWKANYMDNWKCTGILKGNGSPVNGNSQQGNSNPSLGSNIPNLQNSLNGSSSGRYFFPPLDSPRAGSRWSSYAQLLPPPPPPLVEHSCDADTANLQYPHPRRRSLSRPLNPLPENEGV, via the exons ATGTTTGTGGCGCGCCACATCGCGGCGGACCATAAAGATCTCATCCATGATGTCTCTTTCGACTTCCATGGGCGACGGATGGCTACCTGCTCCAGCGACCAGAGCGTCAAG gTCTGGGATAAAAGTGAAAGTGGGGATTGGCATTGTACCGCTAGCTGGAAG ACACATAGTGGATCTGTGTGGCGTGTGACATGGGCCCATCCTGAATTTGGACAGGTTTTGGCTTCTTGTTCTTTTGACCGAACAGCTGCTGTGTGGGAAGAAATAGTAGGAGAATCGAATGATAAACTTCGAGGACAGAGTCATTGG gttaagAGGACAACTCTAGTGGATAGCAGAACATCCGTTACCGATGTGAAATTTGCTCCTAAGCACATGGGTCTTATGTTAGCAACCTGTTCGGCAGATGGTATAGTAAGAATATATGAGGCGCCAGATGTTATGAATCTCAGCCAGTGGTCTCTGCAGCATGAGATTTCATGTAAGCTAAGCTGTAGTTGTATTTCTTGGAACCCTTCAAG CTCTCGTGCTCATTCCCCTATGATAGCTGTAGGAAGTGATGACAGTAGTCCAAATGCAATGGCCAAGGTTCAGATTTTCgaatataatgaaaataccaG GAAATATGCAAAAGCTGAAACCCTCATGACAGTCACAGATCCTGTACATGACATTGCCTTTGCTCCGAACTTGGGAAGATCTTTCCATATTCTAGCAATAGCAACCAAAGATGTGAGGATTTTTACATTAAAGCCTGTGAG gaAAGAACTTACTTCTTCTGGTGGGCCCACAAAATTTGAAATCCATATAGTGGCTCAGTTTGATAATCATAATTCCCAGGTCTGGCGAGTGAGTTGGAATATAACAGGAACAGTGCTAGCATCTTCAGGAGATGATGGCTGTGTAAGATTGTGGAAAG CTAATTATATGGACAATTGGAAGTGTACTGGTATTTTGAAAGGTAATGGGAGCCCTGTCAATGGGAATTCTCAGCAGGGAAACTCAAATCCTTCCCTAGGTTCAAATATCCCAAATCTTCAAAATTCATTAAATGGATCTTCTTCTGGCAG GTATTTCTTTCCCCCTCTGGATTCCCCACGGGCTGGATCGAGATGGTCCAGTTATgcccagctccttcctcctcctcctcctcctctggtaGAGCACTCTTGCGATGCTGACACTGCCAACCTCCAGTATCCTCACCCTCGCAGACGATCTCTCTCTCGGCCTCTTAATCCCTTACCTGAGAATGAAGGGGTTTAA
- the SEH1L gene encoding nucleoporin SEH1 isoform X2 — protein sequence MFVARHIAADHKDLIHDVSFDFHGRRMATCSSDQSVKVWDKSESGDWHCTASWKTHSGSVWRVTWAHPEFGQVLASCSFDRTAAVWEEIVGESNDKLRGQSHWVKRTTLVDSRTSVTDVKFAPKHMGLMLATCSADGIVRIYEAPDVMNLSQWSLQHEISCKLSCSCISWNPSSSRAHSPMIAVGSDDSSPNAMAKVQIFEYNENTRKYAKAETLMTVTDPVHDIAFAPNLGRSFHILAIATKDVRIFTLKPVRKELTSSGGPTKFEIHIVAQFDNHNSQVWRVSWNITGTVLASSGDDGCVRLWKANYMDNWKCTGILKGNGSPVNGNSQQGNSNPSLGSNIPNLQNSLNGSSSGRKHS from the exons ATGTTTGTGGCGCGCCACATCGCGGCGGACCATAAAGATCTCATCCATGATGTCTCTTTCGACTTCCATGGGCGACGGATGGCTACCTGCTCCAGCGACCAGAGCGTCAAG gTCTGGGATAAAAGTGAAAGTGGGGATTGGCATTGTACCGCTAGCTGGAAG ACACATAGTGGATCTGTGTGGCGTGTGACATGGGCCCATCCTGAATTTGGACAGGTTTTGGCTTCTTGTTCTTTTGACCGAACAGCTGCTGTGTGGGAAGAAATAGTAGGAGAATCGAATGATAAACTTCGAGGACAGAGTCATTGG gttaagAGGACAACTCTAGTGGATAGCAGAACATCCGTTACCGATGTGAAATTTGCTCCTAAGCACATGGGTCTTATGTTAGCAACCTGTTCGGCAGATGGTATAGTAAGAATATATGAGGCGCCAGATGTTATGAATCTCAGCCAGTGGTCTCTGCAGCATGAGATTTCATGTAAGCTAAGCTGTAGTTGTATTTCTTGGAACCCTTCAAG CTCTCGTGCTCATTCCCCTATGATAGCTGTAGGAAGTGATGACAGTAGTCCAAATGCAATGGCCAAGGTTCAGATTTTCgaatataatgaaaataccaG GAAATATGCAAAAGCTGAAACCCTCATGACAGTCACAGATCCTGTACATGACATTGCCTTTGCTCCGAACTTGGGAAGATCTTTCCATATTCTAGCAATAGCAACCAAAGATGTGAGGATTTTTACATTAAAGCCTGTGAG gaAAGAACTTACTTCTTCTGGTGGGCCCACAAAATTTGAAATCCATATAGTGGCTCAGTTTGATAATCATAATTCCCAGGTCTGGCGAGTGAGTTGGAATATAACAGGAACAGTGCTAGCATCTTCAGGAGATGATGGCTGTGTAAGATTGTGGAAAG CTAATTATATGGACAATTGGAAGTGTACTGGTATTTTGAAAGGTAATGGGAGCCCTGTCAATGGGAATTCTCAGCAGGGAAACTCAAATCCTTCCCTAGGTTCAAATATCCCAAATCTTCAAAATTCATTAAATGGATCTTCTTCTGGCAG AAAGCACAGCTGA